In the Chlorobium limicola DSM 245 genome, one interval contains:
- a CDS encoding glycosyltransferase family 4 protein, which produces MNSAILFEPDGYVLSGEKLMGRHAAGHAFLRAAVSGRDGLPLLAYTPHRGSFDVFTRLVHAFDPSAETRWISANRLDLLERSGTLYIPGPGLDTQAWLRLRRGITAYSVCGVTHTTASHGAMDSIAGLLEAPVMEWDALICTSEAVRESVRLVLDAGRDYLQWRFGSVRQLTIPKLPVIPLGVHCDDFRFDEAERKAAREALGISDSAVVALFAGRLSFHAKAHPFAMYAALQQVAERSGRELVLVQSGWFANDHIGNAFSSGSELFCPGVRVLCTDGRKPEERRRSWAAADLFISLSDNIQETFGLTPIEAMAAGLPSLVTDWDGYRDTVRDGIDGFRIATRMPEKGCGSFLAEAHESGSMGYDMYCGYACQLVSLDISALVLRLSELCGNPELRFSMGIAARKRAEEVFDWRVIFSRYKELWQELDAVRAAAVGRSGAVPACSPARMDPFTVFQHYSTFSVNRLSAVSLQPGSGMQHYRQRLAHPLFSYAAGLLPKPGEMERFFLFLMARGTCIIGDIAREIGLDESSIIRAVVMLEKMDIVTIS; this is translated from the coding sequence ATGAATTCTGCGATTTTATTTGAACCGGATGGTTATGTGCTTTCCGGGGAAAAACTGATGGGTCGGCATGCTGCCGGTCATGCTTTTCTTCGTGCTGCGGTTTCGGGCAGGGATGGCCTGCCGTTGTTGGCTTATACCCCGCATCGGGGTTCGTTCGATGTTTTTACCCGTCTTGTGCATGCTTTCGATCCATCGGCTGAAACCCGGTGGATTTCCGCAAACAGGCTGGATCTGCTGGAGCGGTCCGGTACCCTGTATATTCCCGGACCAGGCCTCGATACTCAGGCCTGGCTGAGATTGCGCAGGGGTATTACGGCTTACAGCGTCTGCGGGGTGACGCATACGACGGCTTCGCATGGTGCCATGGATTCGATTGCGGGTCTGCTGGAGGCTCCGGTTATGGAGTGGGATGCCTTGATCTGTACTTCGGAAGCCGTGCGGGAGAGTGTCCGGCTGGTACTGGATGCCGGGCGCGATTATCTGCAATGGCGGTTCGGTTCCGTCAGGCAACTGACCATTCCGAAACTTCCGGTTATTCCGCTTGGAGTGCATTGCGATGATTTCCGCTTCGATGAAGCGGAACGCAAAGCTGCCCGTGAAGCTCTGGGGATTTCTGACAGCGCTGTTGTTGCGCTGTTTGCCGGGCGCCTTTCTTTTCATGCCAAAGCTCATCCTTTCGCTATGTATGCCGCATTGCAGCAGGTTGCGGAGAGGAGCGGCAGGGAACTGGTGCTGGTGCAGTCGGGTTGGTTTGCAAATGATCATATCGGCAACGCATTCTCGTCGGGGTCAGAGCTGTTTTGTCCCGGGGTGAGAGTGCTCTGCACCGATGGACGAAAGCCTGAAGAGCGTCGCAGGAGCTGGGCCGCCGCTGATCTTTTTATTTCGCTTTCGGATAATATTCAGGAAACGTTCGGGTTGACCCCGATCGAGGCGATGGCGGCCGGCCTTCCCTCTCTGGTGACTGATTGGGATGGGTACAGGGATACGGTCAGGGATGGTATCGACGGGTTCAGGATTGCGACCCGCATGCCTGAAAAGGGATGCGGAAGTTTTCTTGCCGAGGCGCATGAGAGCGGTTCGATGGGCTACGATATGTACTGCGGATATGCATGTCAGCTGGTGTCGCTCGACATCTCCGCACTTGTTTTGCGGCTTTCCGAGCTATGCGGCAACCCTGAATTGCGGTTTTCGATGGGTATTGCTGCAAGAAAACGGGCAGAAGAGGTGTTCGACTGGAGGGTGATTTTCAGTCGCTACAAGGAGCTGTGGCAGGAACTGGATGCGGTTCGTGCCGCCGCGGTCGGTCGGTCGGGTGCAGTTCCGGCATGTTCTCCTGCACGGATGGATCCGTTCACCGTGTTTCAGCACTACAGCACCTTTTCGGTCAACAGGCTTTCAGCGGTTTCTCTGCAGCCGGGTTCAGGCATGCAGCACTATCGACAGCGGCTTGCTCACCCGCTTTTCAGCTATGCTGCCGGGCTGCTTCCCAAACCGGGAGAGATGGAGCGTTTTTTTCTGTTTTTAATGGCCAGGGGTACCTGTATTATCGGTGATATTGCCCGGGAAATCGGTCTCGATGAGTCGAGTATTATCAGAGCGGTCGTCATGCTTGAGAAGATGGATATTGTTACGATTTCGTGA
- a CDS encoding glycosyltransferase family 4 protein has translation MNFLFVHQNFPGQFPHVARALAGMPGNRVVAIAEEKNVVQRLPVHPNVVVKTYRQEKGSGRETHHYIRDFESAVRRGQTVARLAIEIRKSGFHPHVVVGHPAWGETLFLKDVFPNARHISYFEFFYRADGGDVGFDPEFPSVFDDRLRIRVKNTTQLLSLEAADAGISPTLWQQSRFPEEFHSKIRVIHEGVDTAFVRPDPDAAVELDGMTLKRCDKVVTFLSRNLEPYRGFHVFMRTLPLIQKACPEARIVIIGGDGVSYGRRLPEGQTYRAMYAAEAGDKVDWSKVHFTGRVPYNRYLSLLQVSSAHIYLTYPFVLSWSMIEAMSLGCALIASATPPVQEVVEQGENGILVDFFDRDGLAAAVADALDNPGAYEPMRQRARETAVERYDLRSKCLPEMLRYLSGEDDCGLYAVSG, from the coding sequence ATGAATTTTTTGTTTGTCCACCAGAATTTTCCGGGTCAGTTTCCTCATGTTGCAAGGGCTTTGGCCGGGATGCCCGGTAACCGTGTGGTTGCAATTGCTGAGGAGAAGAATGTTGTTCAGCGGTTGCCGGTGCATCCGAACGTAGTGGTTAAAACCTACCGGCAGGAGAAAGGCAGCGGTCGCGAAACGCATCACTACATTCGAGATTTTGAAAGCGCTGTGCGAAGGGGTCAGACGGTTGCGCGTCTGGCGATTGAAATCAGGAAGTCGGGGTTTCATCCTCATGTTGTCGTGGGACATCCAGCCTGGGGTGAAACCCTGTTTTTGAAGGATGTGTTTCCGAATGCGCGGCATATATCGTATTTCGAGTTTTTTTACCGGGCAGACGGGGGCGATGTGGGTTTTGATCCGGAGTTTCCTTCGGTGTTCGATGACCGGCTGCGGATAAGGGTCAAGAATACTACCCAGCTGCTCAGCCTGGAGGCTGCCGATGCGGGGATCTCTCCTACCCTCTGGCAGCAGAGCCGGTTTCCTGAAGAGTTCCATTCGAAAATCAGGGTGATTCATGAAGGTGTCGATACCGCATTCGTTCGCCCTGACCCTGATGCCGCAGTCGAGCTTGACGGTATGACGCTGAAGAGGTGCGATAAGGTGGTGACGTTTCTCTCGCGGAACCTCGAGCCGTACCGGGGGTTTCATGTTTTTATGAGGACACTGCCGTTGATCCAGAAGGCTTGTCCCGAAGCGAGGATCGTCATTATCGGCGGCGATGGGGTGAGTTACGGCAGGAGGCTTCCTGAAGGGCAGACGTACCGTGCGATGTATGCTGCAGAAGCTGGTGACAAGGTTGACTGGTCGAAGGTGCATTTTACCGGCAGGGTTCCGTATAACCGGTATCTTTCGCTTCTGCAGGTTTCTTCGGCGCATATCTACCTGACCTACCCGTTCGTGCTTTCGTGGTCGATGATCGAGGCGATGTCGCTCGGTTGCGCGCTGATCGCTTCTGCGACGCCTCCGGTGCAGGAGGTGGTCGAGCAGGGTGAAAACGGCATTCTTGTGGATTTTTTCGATCGGGATGGCCTTGCCGCTGCGGTAGCCGATGCCCTCGACAATCCGGGAGCTTACGAGCCGATGCGGCAGAGAGCACGCGAGACTGCTGTGGAGCGGTACGATTTGCGTTCGAAGTGCCTTCCGGAAATGCTTCGGTATCTGAGTGGGGAAGATGATTGTGGGCTGTATGCGGTTAGCGGTTAG